Genomic window (Streptomyces cadmiisoli):
TCGGACTCGGCGCGCCACCCCCGAACGCCTCGTGGGGCCGCATGCTGCAGGAAGCGCAGGCCACCTTCATGACCGCACCGGCCGGCGCCCTGGCCCCCGGCGTCCTGCTGGTCCTGCTCGTCGTCGGCGTCAACCTCATCGCCGACGGACTGCGCGACACCCTCGACCCGACGGCCCGGGGAAGGCGGACATGACCCTCCTCGACGTACGCGGCCTGACCGTGCGCACCGCCGGCGGACGCCCCCTGGTCGACGACCTGTCCTTCAGCGTCGAGGCGGGCGAACGCCTCGGCCTGATCGGCGAGTCCGGTTCGGGCAAATCCCTGACCACCCTCGCCCTGCTGGGCCTGCTACCGGACGGGATGACCGCCGAAGGGGGCGTGGAACTGGCCGGCACACAGATCATCGGCGCCACCGAGAAGCAGCTCAGAACAGTTCGCGGACACCGTGCCGCCGTCGTCTTCCAGGACCCGCTGACCGCCCTCGACCCACTGATGCGGGTGGGCCGCCAGATCGCCGAGCCCCTGGCCCGGCGTACCGGTCTCCGGGGCAAGCGACTGCGCACCGCGGTCGGTGAAGCCCTCGACCGGGTGCGGCTGCCCGAACCCGAACGGATCGCCCGCGCCTTCCCGCACGAGATCTCCGGCGGCCAGCGCCAGCGCGTCGCCCTCGCGATGGCCCTCGCCTGCCAACCCGACCTGCTCATAGCCGACGAGCCCACCACCGCACTCGACGTGTCGGTCCAGGCCGAGATGCTCGACCTGCTCGACACCCTCGTGCGCGAGCGGGGCATGGCCGTGCTGTTCGTCAGCCACGACCTCGCCGTCGTCGCGCGGGTGACCGACCACGCCCTCGTACTCAAGGACGGGCGGGCCGTCGAACAGGGCCCCGTCCTGGACGTCGTCGGCGCACCGAAGGCCGAATACACCAGGACGCTCGTCGCCGGCGCCCGCAGGCTGGAGGCCGCCCTGGACCTGAGGAGCACACGATGACCCCCGTACTGCAACTCACGGACGTGACCGTCCGCTACCGGGGCGCGGCCACCGACGTCGTACAGGGCGTGTCCCTGGCCGTCGAACCCGGACAGTCGCTGGCCCTCGTCGGCGAGTCCGGCGCCGGCAAGACCACCCTGCTGCGCCTCCTGCTCGGCCTCACCCGCCCCACCAGCGGCACAGTCCGCTTCGACGGCGAGCCGCTCACCCCGCGCGACCGGCGGCAGATGCGCACCTTCCGACGCAGTGTGCAGTGTGTGTTCCAGGACCCCTACTCCTCCCTGGACCCGCGGCGGCGCGTGGCCGCGATCGTCGCGGAGCCGCTGCGCTCCCTCGGCCTCGACAGCCGTAAGACCGCCGCGCCGAAGGTCGCCACCGCGTTGGAGCGCGTCGGCCTGCCCGCCGACACGGCTTCCCGCTACCCGCACGAGTTCTCGGGCGGCCAGCGGCAGCGCATCGCCATCGCCCGGGCGATCGTGTGCGACCCGCGCGTCCTGCTCGCCGACGAACCCGTCAGCGCGCTCGACCTCACAACCCGGGTCAAGGTCGTCGACCTGCTCGCCGAGCTGAAGCAGGAGCGTGACCTGACTTTGGTGATGGTCTCGCACGACCTGTCCGTCGTCGCCTCGCTGTGCGAGCGCACGGCGGTGCTG
Coding sequences:
- a CDS encoding ATP-binding cassette domain-containing protein, whose product is MTLLDVRGLTVRTAGGRPLVDDLSFSVEAGERLGLIGESGSGKSLTTLALLGLLPDGMTAEGGVELAGTQIIGATEKQLRTVRGHRAAVVFQDPLTALDPLMRVGRQIAEPLARRTGLRGKRLRTAVGEALDRVRLPEPERIARAFPHEISGGQRQRVALAMALACQPDLLIADEPTTALDVSVQAEMLDLLDTLVRERGMAVLFVSHDLAVVARVTDHALVLKDGRAVEQGPVLDVVGAPKAEYTRTLVAGARRLEAALDLRSTR
- a CDS encoding ABC transporter ATP-binding protein, with protein sequence MTPVLQLTDVTVRYRGAATDVVQGVSLAVEPGQSLALVGESGAGKTTLLRLLLGLTRPTSGTVRFDGEPLTPRDRRQMRTFRRSVQCVFQDPYSSLDPRRRVAAIVAEPLRSLGLDSRKTAAPKVATALERVGLPADTASRYPHEFSGGQRQRIAIARAIVCDPRVLLADEPVSALDLTTRVKVVDLLAELKQERDLTLVMVSHDLSVVASLCERTAVLERGRLVEQGATEQVLGAPEHPYTRRLIGSVPRLPV